One region of Flavobacterium sp. KACC 22763 genomic DNA includes:
- a CDS encoding SDR family oxidoreductase yields the protein MKKKQTFPEQKQNLPGNEHMMNPEPEIIRENYVGSGKLLGKTAFITGGDSGIGRSVAVHFAREGANIAIVYLKEDKDALETKAMIEKEGQQCLLISGDLKDEKFCKNAIKKCHTTFKSLNIIVNNAATQFPQNEFEKITLTQLHKTFETNIYPFFYITKAALAFLKEGDTIINTTSVTAFRGSEHLADYASTKGAIVSFTRSLSTMLAKKKIRVNGVAPGPIWTPLIVASFDKLSDFGKDNPMERAGQPSEVAPAYVFLACEDSSYITGQFIHVNGGELVG from the coding sequence ATGAAAAAGAAACAGACATTTCCTGAGCAAAAACAAAATCTTCCTGGCAATGAGCACATGATGAATCCGGAGCCTGAGATTATACGAGAAAATTATGTTGGCAGCGGTAAATTACTAGGAAAAACAGCTTTTATTACAGGCGGTGACAGCGGTATTGGCCGAAGTGTTGCGGTACATTTTGCGAGAGAAGGAGCTAACATTGCAATTGTTTATTTGAAAGAAGATAAAGATGCACTCGAAACAAAAGCTATGATCGAGAAAGAAGGCCAGCAATGTCTTTTAATAAGCGGTGATCTTAAAGATGAAAAATTTTGCAAGAACGCAATTAAAAAATGTCATACCACTTTTAAGAGCCTTAATATCATTGTAAATAATGCTGCGACTCAATTTCCACAAAATGAGTTCGAAAAAATAACCCTTACCCAGCTTCATAAAACTTTTGAAACCAATATTTATCCTTTCTTTTATATTACGAAAGCTGCACTTGCTTTCTTAAAAGAAGGCGATACTATTATCAACACCACTTCTGTAACGGCTTTCCGAGGAAGCGAACACTTAGCAGATTATGCCAGTACAAAAGGCGCTATTGTAAGTTTTACTCGGTCGCTTTCGACGATGTTGGCAAAAAAGAAAATTCGTGTAAACGGTGTTGCTCCAGGACCAATCTGGACGCCTTTGATCGTAGCCAGTTTTGATAAATTATCTGATTTCGGAAAAGATAATCCAATGGAAAGAGCGGGACAGCCCTCTGAAGTTGCGCCTGCGTATGTATTTTTGGCGTGTGAAGACAGTAGTTATATTACTGGGCAATTTATTCATGTTAATGGCGGCGAATTGGTAGGTTAA
- a CDS encoding DUF7218 family protein, whose amino-acid sequence MPDPRIKNEKQYEALVKKGYSKEKSARIANTPDAGVKGGKAKPYEEWTKEELLKQASKVGIKGRSYMNKRGLIESLRNN is encoded by the coding sequence ATGCCAGATCCAAGAATTAAAAATGAAAAGCAATATGAAGCATTGGTGAAAAAAGGATACAGCAAAGAAAAATCGGCTCGTATTGCCAATACTCCAGATGCGGGAGTGAAAGGCGGTAAAGCAAAGCCTTATGAAGAATGGACAAAAGAAGAACTTCTTAAACAAGCCAGTAAAGTAGGCATAAAAGGAAGATCTTATATGAATAAAAGAGGTTTAATTGAGTCTTTAAGAAATAACTAA
- a CDS encoding XAC2610-related protein, producing MKQKITFLFLLATAFLSAQISYKGFIDKYPIEFVSDIYSDGQGTAIYAYSNFDTPIVLNAKLAGKTLVFTEKDKSGKETAKLSFEKYNPESDQLNGIWKDLNSGKELKISLIKEFDLNRSNNEEWTEREILQPFSLKDRYFKLVISKEKGSSTVAGIKIIEKKTDKLIQKVEVECQLWGLFNINVGDYNFDGFEEFSVFESSYAGPNTSRIYFLYNPKTGKYFMSGFSGTSLEFDSKNKRIYEHNQCCAGRSVERTEYKVENNKMVLLKKTCMEYDEKIQDYKKIKCD from the coding sequence ATGAAACAAAAAATTACATTCCTATTTCTTCTAGCGACAGCTTTTCTATCAGCACAAATCAGTTATAAAGGTTTCATTGATAAATATCCGATTGAATTTGTGAGCGATATTTATTCAGACGGACAAGGAACGGCTATTTATGCTTATTCTAATTTTGATACTCCGATTGTTTTAAATGCCAAGCTTGCAGGAAAGACTTTAGTATTTACGGAAAAAGATAAAAGTGGAAAAGAAACAGCAAAATTGAGTTTTGAAAAATATAATCCAGAAAGCGATCAATTAAACGGAATTTGGAAAGACCTAAATTCAGGAAAAGAACTTAAAATCAGTTTGATAAAAGAGTTTGATTTGAATCGCAGTAATAATGAAGAATGGACAGAAAGAGAAATTTTACAGCCATTTTCTCTAAAAGACAGGTATTTTAAATTGGTTATTTCGAAAGAAAAAGGTTCTTCTACGGTTGCTGGAATAAAAATCATTGAAAAAAAGACTGATAAATTAATTCAGAAAGTTGAGGTTGAATGTCAGCTTTGGGGATTGTTTAATATAAATGTCGGAGACTATAATTTTGACGGATTTGAAGAGTTTTCTGTTTTTGAATCTAGTTATGCCGGACCGAATACTTCAAGAATATATTTTCTTTACAATCCAAAAACAGGGAAATATTTTATGAGCGGTTTTAGCGGAACTTCTTTAGAATTTGACAGCAAAAACAAAAGAATCTACGAGCATAATCAATGCTGCGCAGGCAGGAGCGTAGAAAGAACTGAATATAAAGTCGAAAATAATAAAATGGTTTTATTAAAAAAGACCTGCATGGAATATGACGAAAAAATACAGGATTACAAAAAGATTAAATGTGATTAA
- a CDS encoding DNA topoisomerase IB — MNAARKEILMNQLIKAPHLVIEKLDLEYINDHQLTIVRCREGENFVYKKNGKDVKSKREIKRINSLVLPPAWENVRITDITNGHLQAVGTDLKNRKQYRYHPRWNLIRNQTKFYKIAEFGAKLPAIRKQVDLDLEQKEWSKEKVTALVIRLMEETHIRIGNEKYAQDNKSYGLSTLRKRHININKNSLRFEFIGKKGKQHTITTRNKQLIKLVSRCEEIPGWEVFKYYDKNGEKKVLDSHMVNEYLHTISGEDFSAKDFRTWAASIIFFESLMEFGITSDEKESKQNIITAFDLTAEALGNTRKVCKDYYVHPLLISTYEDGSIQKYFDMAKKSRSTRKYFTKSEIAFSELIQNYEINLETPCS, encoded by the coding sequence ATGAATGCGGCCAGAAAAGAAATTTTAATGAATCAGCTTATTAAAGCGCCACATCTAGTAATCGAAAAACTAGACTTAGAATACATTAATGATCATCAATTGACAATTGTACGTTGCCGTGAGGGAGAGAATTTCGTTTATAAAAAGAACGGAAAAGATGTAAAAAGTAAGCGCGAAATTAAGCGCATTAATAGTTTGGTGCTTCCGCCAGCTTGGGAAAATGTTCGTATCACAGATATTACAAATGGTCATTTACAAGCAGTAGGAACCGATCTTAAAAATAGGAAACAATATCGTTATCATCCGAGATGGAATTTGATTAGGAACCAAACCAAGTTTTATAAAATAGCAGAATTTGGAGCTAAACTTCCCGCTATTAGAAAACAAGTTGATCTTGATTTGGAACAAAAAGAATGGTCTAAAGAAAAGGTAACCGCTTTGGTAATTCGGTTAATGGAAGAAACACATATTCGGATTGGAAACGAGAAATATGCCCAAGACAACAAATCATACGGACTTTCGACTTTAAGAAAACGCCATATTAATATCAATAAGAATTCGCTACGATTTGAATTTATTGGAAAAAAGGGAAAACAGCATACCATTACGACTCGAAATAAACAATTGATCAAACTGGTAAGTCGTTGCGAAGAAATTCCAGGTTGGGAAGTCTTTAAATATTACGATAAAAATGGCGAAAAGAAAGTGCTCGACAGCCATATGGTAAACGAGTATCTGCATACTATTTCGGGAGAAGATTTTAGTGCAAAAGATTTTAGAACTTGGGCAGCCTCGATTATTTTTTTCGAAAGTTTAATGGAGTTCGGAATAACTTCAGACGAAAAGGAAAGCAAACAGAATATTATAACAGCTTTTGATCTGACAGCCGAAGCGCTCGGAAATACTAGAAAAGTATGCAAAGATTATTACGTTCATCCGCTTTTAATTTCGACTTATGAAGACGGCTCGATTCAGAAATATTTTGATATGGCGAAGAAAAGTCGAAGCACCCGAAAATATTTTACAAAATCAGAAATAGCATTTTCTGAATTGATTCAGAATTATGAAATCAATTTAGAAACGCCTTGTTCATAA
- a CDS encoding aldo/keto reductase — MHTRKLGNSGLEVSALGLGCMGMSFGYGPAHDKKEMISLLRSAYEKGITFFDTAECYGPFLNEELLGEALSPFRDKVVIATKFGFLEGDSKKGLDSRPEWIRKSIEGSLKRLNTDVIDLYYQHRVDPNVPMEDVAGTIKDLIQEGKVKHFGLSEAGVESIRRAHAVQPVTALQSEYSLWWRTPEEEIFPVLEELGIGFVPFSPLGRGFLTAKIDEKTQFDSTDFRNTLPRFTPEARKVNQALVELLSKIAAEKGATNAQIALSWILAQKPWIAPIPGTTKLHRLEENLGAVDLVLSAQDLAEIESAASKITIEGSRYPEHLQKIAGK, encoded by the coding sequence ATGCATACACGTAAACTAGGAAATAGCGGTCTTGAAGTCTCAGCGTTGGGACTTGGCTGCATGGGAATGAGTTTTGGATATGGTCCAGCTCATGATAAAAAGGAAATGATAAGTCTGCTTCGTTCTGCTTATGAAAAAGGAATTACTTTTTTTGATACAGCTGAATGTTACGGACCATTTTTGAACGAAGAGTTATTAGGAGAGGCATTATCGCCTTTTCGCGATAAAGTAGTAATTGCAACGAAATTCGGATTTTTGGAAGGTGATTCTAAAAAAGGATTAGACAGTCGTCCAGAATGGATTAGAAAAAGCATTGAAGGTTCGTTAAAAAGATTAAATACCGATGTAATCGACTTGTACTATCAGCATCGTGTTGATCCGAATGTGCCTATGGAAGATGTTGCAGGAACTATAAAAGATTTAATTCAGGAAGGAAAAGTAAAACACTTTGGACTCTCTGAAGCTGGAGTAGAAAGTATTCGTCGTGCGCACGCGGTTCAACCTGTAACGGCACTGCAAAGCGAATATTCACTTTGGTGGCGAACACCAGAAGAAGAAATTTTTCCAGTATTAGAAGAATTAGGAATTGGTTTCGTGCCTTTTAGCCCGTTAGGGAGAGGTTTTTTAACCGCTAAAATTGATGAAAAGACACAGTTTGACAGCACCGATTTTAGAAACACACTGCCTCGTTTTACGCCAGAAGCCAGAAAAGTGAACCAAGCTTTAGTTGAATTGCTTTCTAAAATTGCTGCTGAAAAAGGAGCGACAAATGCTCAAATTGCCCTTTCTTGGATTTTAGCGCAAAAACCGTGGATTGCACCAATTCCTGGAACAACAAAGCTACATCGCTTAGAAGAAAATCTTGGCGCAGTAGATTTAGTGCTTTCGGCACAAGATCTTGCAGAAATCGAAAGCGCAGCTTCAAAAATCACAATTGAAGGTTCAAGATATCCAGAGCATCTGCAGAAGATAGCTGGTAAATAA
- a CDS encoding DUF1328 domain-containing protein: MLRWTVTFIILAIVAGIFGFGGIAAGAASIAKILFFIFLVLFVISLITGRSTRV; the protein is encoded by the coding sequence ATGTTACGTTGGACAGTCACTTTTATTATTCTAGCCATAGTGGCGGGAATATTTGGTTTCGGTGGAATTGCCGCTGGAGCCGCTAGTATAGCTAAAATTTTATTCTTTATATTTTTAGTTCTTTTCGTTATTTCTTTAATAACTGGAAGATCCACAAGAGTATAG
- a CDS encoding DUF5661 family protein, with protein sequence MGTKSGAYQDVYIKREDEMVSLKNDVTDFCEKYIKPVHAKNWDWSVRDFENPKNDPTIAEARAIANVVFKDLNDTKHRDVDLSTMNNVHAIKAYLDPKSKHEAFNMEEFAFALKVELEHGRVKDVNVTNNHPFLTAMIALAHMTESLTYYKRLKVMEAEGEIYEIIRKLESSPVGKEKWYKELGKAEQELNEARSGLIERLARMDDIPVLEIIGD encoded by the coding sequence ATGGGAACAAAAAGCGGTGCTTATCAGGACGTTTATATTAAAAGAGAAGATGAAATGGTAAGTCTGAAAAATGACGTCACAGATTTTTGTGAAAAATATATAAAGCCTGTTCATGCAAAAAATTGGGACTGGTCGGTACGTGATTTTGAAAATCCTAAAAACGATCCCACAATTGCCGAAGCAAGAGCTATTGCCAATGTAGTTTTTAAGGATTTGAACGATACAAAACATAGAGATGTAGATCTTTCGACCATGAACAATGTGCATGCGATAAAAGCCTATTTAGATCCAAAGAGCAAACACGAAGCTTTTAATATGGAAGAATTTGCTTTTGCATTAAAAGTAGAATTGGAGCATGGAAGAGTAAAAGATGTAAATGTTACCAATAACCATCCGTTTTTGACGGCTATGATTGCGCTTGCACACATGACCGAAAGCCTGACGTATTACAAAAGACTGAAAGTAATGGAAGCGGAGGGCGAGATTTATGAAATTATCAGAAAATTAGAGTCATCGCCAGTCGGTAAAGAAAAATGGTACAAAGAATTAGGAAAAGCCGAACAAGAGCTCAATGAAGCAAGATCAGGATTGATCGAGCGTTTGGCGCGTATGGACGATATTCCAGTATTGGAAATTATTGGAGATTAG
- a CDS encoding hybrid sensor histidine kinase/response regulator, giving the protein MVLIVDDIRANIIALQKTLELHNIDVDSAESGEEALKKILKTDYCLIIMDVQMPGLDGFEVVKILSGNQRTKDIPVIFLSAINTEKKYIFKGYETGAVEYITKPVDSDLLILKVKTFIKIYEQQNELKAIKDLLSKEIKIRKEAQDNLEIKIAERTKELVQKNEELELRNHELQQFSWVVSHDLNEPIRKIQIFIKIIKDLYLKADDKALDYVDRTIKSAERMQTLITDLLAYSRLSAQVKPEKTDLNVVLQEVLGDFDYLIERKNAIIKTNELPTVDSIPSQMRQVFQNLIGNALKFSGNEEKPVIEITSETILEKSIDSPTSPEGKFCRITVKDNGIGFDEIYLDRIFIIFQSLNDRQTYEGTGIGLAIAKKIIEKHNGLITAKSKFGEGASFIIVLPLKYE; this is encoded by the coding sequence ATGGTATTAATTGTAGACGATATAAGGGCAAATATTATCGCTCTGCAAAAGACATTAGAGCTGCATAATATCGATGTTGATAGTGCCGAGTCTGGAGAAGAAGCTCTCAAAAAAATCCTAAAAACAGATTATTGCCTGATTATTATGGATGTTCAGATGCCTGGACTTGACGGCTTTGAAGTGGTTAAAATCCTTTCAGGAAATCAACGCACAAAAGATATTCCAGTTATTTTTCTTTCAGCTATCAATACAGAAAAAAAATACATTTTTAAAGGATATGAAACTGGAGCTGTTGAATACATTACAAAACCCGTAGATAGCGATTTGCTGATTCTAAAAGTAAAAACCTTTATTAAAATTTACGAACAGCAAAACGAACTTAAAGCGATAAAAGATCTGCTTTCTAAAGAAATTAAAATTCGAAAAGAAGCACAGGACAATCTAGAAATCAAAATTGCAGAAAGAACAAAAGAACTGGTTCAGAAAAATGAAGAATTGGAACTTCGAAATCATGAATTGCAGCAGTTTTCTTGGGTTGTTTCCCACGATTTGAATGAGCCAATTAGAAAAATTCAAATCTTTATCAAAATTATAAAAGACCTTTACTTAAAAGCAGATGACAAGGCTTTAGATTATGTTGACCGAACCATAAAATCGGCAGAAAGAATGCAGACTTTGATCACCGATCTTTTGGCTTATTCTAGACTTTCGGCACAGGTTAAACCTGAAAAAACAGATTTAAATGTGGTTTTGCAGGAAGTGCTAGGAGATTTTGATTATCTAATAGAACGTAAAAATGCAATTATAAAAACCAACGAACTTCCAACAGTTGATAGCATTCCCAGTCAGATGCGACAGGTTTTTCAAAATCTGATAGGGAATGCTTTAAAATTTTCTGGAAATGAAGAAAAACCGGTAATCGAAATTACTTCAGAAACCATTTTAGAAAAATCAATTGATAGTCCGACTTCTCCCGAAGGGAAATTTTGCAGAATTACAGTAAAAGACAACGGAATTGGTTTTGATGAAATTTATCTCGATCGAATTTTTATTATTTTCCAAAGCTTAAATGACCGCCAAACCTACGAAGGAACCGGAATTGGTTTGGCAATTGCTAAAAAAATAATAGAAAAACACAACGGATTGATCACGGCAAAAAGCAAATTTGGAGAAGGCGCAAGTTTTATCATTGTACTTCCCTTAAAATACGAATAA
- a CDS encoding response regulator, whose protein sequence is MTDFTIFYTDDDEDDLCIFADAVESIPHNIKLQTYSGSQNFLNAISDSSVIPSVIFLDLNMPGKNGFDVLEELKNSDDKKDIPVVIYSTSSEPGNIEKCLKLGANCFITKPVLMSDIIKAIEHAMKIDWEKFIPTQSNFVFKY, encoded by the coding sequence ATGACAGATTTCACCATATTCTATACCGATGACGACGAAGACGATTTATGTATTTTTGCTGATGCCGTAGAATCTATACCACACAATATCAAACTTCAAACGTATTCTGGGAGTCAGAATTTTTTAAATGCCATTTCTGATTCATCTGTTATTCCATCCGTGATTTTCTTGGATCTAAATATGCCGGGAAAAAATGGATTTGATGTTTTAGAAGAACTTAAAAATTCTGATGATAAAAAAGATATTCCAGTAGTCATTTATTCCACTTCGAGCGAACCAGGCAATATTGAGAAATGTCTTAAACTGGGAGCTAATTGCTTTATTACCAAACCTGTTTTAATGAGTGATATTATAAAAGCAATAGAACATGCAATGAAGATTGATTGGGAAAAGTTTATTCCGACCCAATCTAATTTTGTATTTAAATACTAA
- a CDS encoding SemiSWEET family sugar transporter yields MNFIDAIGLFAGACVTISTIPQILKVWKTKKVKQISLKMFGTLTFGIAVWVVYGILKNDLPIIITNSISLILNLTMVYFILYFEKE; encoded by the coding sequence ATGAATTTTATTGATGCAATAGGACTTTTTGCGGGAGCATGTGTGACAATATCTACGATTCCGCAAATTCTGAAGGTTTGGAAAACAAAAAAGGTGAAACAGATTTCGCTTAAAATGTTTGGGACACTTACTTTCGGAATTGCTGTATGGGTAGTTTATGGCATTTTAAAAAATGATCTGCCTATTATTATCACAAACAGTATTTCGTTGATTTTAAATCTTACTATGGTTTATTTTATTCTATATTTTGAAAAAGAATAG
- a CDS encoding pyridoxamine 5'-phosphate oxidase family protein → MGDHKDLTDEFAVDKIKDLAAHIKTCMFCTYNEYRIQSRPMSVQKIDDLGNLWFLSDRNSGQNAEITLNPMVEIFFAEPHDKFLTLHGTASISYDRETIEKLWDPAVKIWMPGGVDDPNLSVIKFVPEDGYYWNNKNGKMVAIAKMTAAFITGKTMDDGIEGSLKL, encoded by the coding sequence ATGGGCGATCATAAAGACCTTACAGATGAATTTGCAGTAGACAAAATAAAAGATCTGGCTGCACATATTAAAACGTGTATGTTTTGTACATATAACGAATACAGAATACAATCTCGACCTATGTCTGTTCAGAAAATTGATGATTTAGGAAACCTTTGGTTTTTATCAGATAGAAACAGTGGTCAGAATGCAGAAATTACCTTAAATCCAATGGTTGAAATTTTCTTTGCAGAACCGCATGACAAATTCTTAACGCTTCATGGCACAGCGAGCATTTCATACGATCGAGAAACTATCGAAAAATTATGGGATCCTGCAGTAAAAATCTGGATGCCAGGAGGCGTAGATGACCCAAACCTGAGTGTCATAAAATTTGTTCCTGAAGATGGTTATTATTGGAATAACAAAAACGGAAAAATGGTTGCCATTGCAAAAATGACAGCTGCATTTATTACTGGAAAAACTATGGATGACGGAATTGAAGGAAGTCTGAAATTGTAG
- a CDS encoding DUF4142 domain-containing protein: MKKLLLAGKAILGAGLIIIFLQSCKNETKQEDPKEVAEDANEAKFDSIDSKEDDSEFLVDQAEINLAEIEIGKLAQTKSTNPEVKKFGKMLVDEHTKSASEVSALAKAKNFTLPTSLTEEGQEEYNKLNEKSGIDFDKKFADMMIDGHEKAIKKLDKAAKDANDQEVRTWASTNIAGLTAHLEHAKLLKQNLDKK, from the coding sequence ATGAAAAAGTTATTATTAGCCGGAAAAGCCATTTTAGGAGCAGGACTTATCATTATATTCCTTCAATCTTGTAAAAACGAAACCAAACAAGAAGATCCAAAAGAAGTTGCTGAAGATGCAAACGAAGCAAAATTTGATTCTATTGACAGTAAAGAAGATGATTCTGAATTTTTAGTAGATCAAGCCGAAATTAATTTAGCGGAAATCGAAATTGGTAAACTGGCGCAAACTAAAAGTACCAACCCTGAAGTGAAAAAATTTGGTAAAATGCTTGTTGATGAGCACACTAAATCGGCTTCTGAAGTAAGTGCTTTAGCAAAAGCGAAAAACTTTACTCTTCCAACCTCTTTAACTGAAGAAGGTCAAGAAGAATACAACAAATTAAACGAAAAATCGGGTATTGATTTTGATAAAAAATTCGCTGACATGATGATTGACGGTCACGAAAAAGCGATCAAAAAACTAGATAAAGCCGCAAAAGATGCTAACGATCAAGAAGTAAGAACTTGGGCTTCTACCAATATTGCAGGTTTAACAGCGCATTTGGAACACGCTAAATTGCTGAAACAAAACCTAGATAAAAAGTAA